The DNA window gggttaaacaaatgtttattaacaatgacaatacacacactaaacaacacacaacataaacatacaacaaacAAGTACGCTATTTACAAATTTACACCAAAGGCGCCCAagtggcatactgtatgtctttaccactcagaaaaaaaacatgactgctACCAAACATTCAAATTCTTACACAACACCTACAAAGgccaaaataaaagataaagctGCCTTTTTAAGCAAACAGAATATGATCTATGGTTCAATCTCTCGCTCTGTAAACCTGGATACTAGAAAAAGAAGGGGAGACACTTCAAAAGACACTTAGAATAGCTATAACAATATATTGCAATATATTATCTATGCAGTGTGGCTAGGATTACTCTCATGCTGAAAAATGGATACCCTTCCAAAATCCTGATTATGCTTCCTCTTGCAATGGCTTTTATTCTTACAAGTCTACTGATCCAAATGCTGACAAGCATTCTCTAACTGTCTCTTATGCAACCACTTTGCTTATTAATGTGgttacttaaaataaaataatacataatcTAGAATAACAATGTTTTCATCACTTTAAAAACTAACCATATGTTTATGAGACATCACCTTGAGAAGGTTAAGGAATTGTAGTAATTATTCTATTATTTCAAGCTTGCAATGTATTACAAACTAGAATATCCTGAAGAGCatcaatataaaaatgtgttgtCCGGCATTCAAGGTTTAATTGACTAGACTTTAATTgacttcacacacctgaagaaggctccacggccgaaacgttgtgttctctttcttcttttttttagcatggaataaacctattacttgtttaattGACTGGAGGCAGCTGTCAGCCGACTGGGCATAAAGTTCCATTCAGATACTCTGAATTACTGAACTAAAATGATCTTGGTGGAAAAATctgcaatatgttttttattttcctaacaATCTTCTGACTTTTTTGGTTATGTCCATGCCATAGATGTTTATACATCTTGTTTAGAACACTGACTTGCAACACAAATGTCAAACTATAAAAGGTGGAAAGGTTCTTGCAACATATTTAttgctcacatacagtataaacaacaacatactgtagaaacagGTATGTCTGGTAGGTATAGACAACAACTTCACCTTGTGGCATACTATTTCTATGGTAGAAGCTAATATTCTAACTGGGTGTATAGTTTGTTTACTATGATAGAGAACTTACAATAGTGATCAGTTCCACTAAACATTCCAGCATTCCACTTTCGACAacataaagaattaaaaaattgtGAACACGGGCTTACCTCAATTTTTTAGCAATGTCACAACTTTGTTAAGTATATCACATTTCACAGACAAGAATACACTTACTTTTTGTACTTCCTTTTCCCTTAATTAAGTATTACAGTCAATATGATGTGAtaagataaaacaaaacaaaaattacaaaaattaaTTGTAGTTGTTCACACCTTGCCTGACCTACACAATGGTTTTTGAATAACAGGTTAAACGACATGAGTGGCAGCTAGCAAGTGCAGAAAGAATTCAGTCAGACTCTTCAGAAACCTTCAGGTTCACAGCTCTAAATCAGTCAAAAACAATCTTACCAACTGTTGTGTCTAAACTTACCCTGCAGCAGTTTCCTCTGAGTAGCAGTTCTCTTCCTTCTTTCTCGCTCTTGCAAAAAGCCGATGAAATGTGATTCGTTAACTGAAACGAGTTATAGTTCCTACCAGAGACTTGTGGGAAGCATCTGGGTAGATTAGTCTGAAGTATGAGGAACTTTTTTTGATAAGCTGAGAGTCTTTGAACAAATAATTCAACAATACAAGAAGTCTGCACAGATTGTGGATGAGGAGCTCAATGAAAGTAAGACTACATGTGTTATTcctactacatactgtatacagtgctaaAAATGTTGAATTGAGATTATTTGCTATAATGCCATTATTTGTTAACAGGGCAGGAGTGTACTTAATTTTGAGGAACTAATAAAGCTCCGGAAACAATCATTAATTGGCATGTTATAAATGTGTATAACACAAAACTCTTACATTAAAGTTTCAagagtaaaatatatattaaaaataattaaatttactAGCTACAGTCTTGAACAAAACAAGATAACTATcttatatataaaatacttgGAATGGACGTCTGAATTTGAGAAAACAAATGCTGCAACAGAGACGACAAGAGGAACAGTGTCTGGGTTAAGCACTGTGAAGTCCCAGAGGTTCTGTTGCTTACAGCCTACCTCCGCAtgcacgtactgtacagtatagaaaTAGTTCACCAACAGATTAGGTAAGcagaagaaaattaattaaatttaatggcAGCATAAATTTACCAGGAATATCTTACATACAAGATGGAACTAAAAACAACTGCAAATTAAATTCCATATATATTCCACACTAGTAAGAAACATGTTAATCACCATTATATAGTTGCTGGAAAATAATGTAAGtagtgcaggaaaaaaaagatattgtatTAGATTTATcattacagtactgcattgaAGCAATACAGCGGCAATCTGGATGCTTGTATACACAGCAAACAGTGTAGAATCAGTGTAGAGAgggtattgttgttgttaaaagCAGGATTTGCACTGAtgcaaataaacacttttttgtaCAAAAATGATCAAAGCATGAAATAGAATAAAAGGCTATATTTTGAATTTAGAGAAATTCTGAACGTGTTGTAAAACTACATTTCATGTTTTGATAGAATCATTcaccataaagaaaaaaaggtcaATTCTGATGGGCTATTCTCATCTCAAATTCATTGTATTTTGCACATAAAAGTTTATCCTTTGACCTGAATGCATTAAACAGGATGCAGTTATCTTGTCATTAACCAACGAACGATAGAGTGCAACCCTTTGAGCAGAAAAGACACCCAAAGGGGAACCCCCAGTTAAAATTAGAATGTGGTTTTCCTTActattacatatacagtacaaggaaTGACACTAAGAACACATAACTTGTCTTACAGCatagaaaacacaaaaacactgaTCTTTCTGAACTATTTAGCACATTTGAAAAACATGGAATGTAAGTCTGTTTAATAGACTTGGCTAGTTATGTGGGGTAGATTTGCCAATGAATCTGAAGAgatgaaaacaaatacaaataaattaacaaaaacaaataaataaaactaaaatggaatactgtacatgtatgtttCATTTTGCCTGTGCACAAGAATGAGTGTagtcattaaatacattttttaaaacaagattaTAAAGGGCTCTGTtttctgaatatttaaaatgtgaacaatAGAAACAATAGGATTTTAGATGGTAAAAACCaagcaatatattttaaatgcaaaaactgCATGAACATTTTGTGGAAAAAGTGTGATTTTGCATCATATATTTAATCATATTATGTACCAACAAGAATATGGATATTTCTTAATGGtaattcttgttttatttttaggatgGGTGGATTTTTGCTCTTGGTTTCTGTCTCTTCATTGCTTGCATTAGTAAATCAAGTGCTGACTGTTGAAAACATTCAGTCGTGCAGAATTTCAAGATACAATAAAGTGGATCTCTCCAATCATAATCTTACTAAAATACCATCAAGCCTGCCTAACGAGACTGAATACCTGGACCTCTCTTACAACAGGATCTCAATGCTCAGCAGTGAAGACCTGGTACTTTTACCCAACCTATGcattttaaagttaaatcaCAACAGCCTGAAACACATCTCACCAAAAGCTTTTCAGAAAAACTCCAAGTTACAAATCCTCAACATCTCCCACAATTCCCTGAAGATCATTCCAGATCTTATTGTACCTCATCTTAGAATTCTTGACATATCGAACAACCTTTATAAAAGTTATGCCCTTAGAACATCATTTAGTAATTTTCTGCAACTCTTCAGTCTCACTCTTGGAAGTTCATATGCAAGGTCAATAAATATAACTGATTTTGCCCCTTTGCACACCATACCTTTAAAACAGCTCACTTTGGGAGATGGTCTTGGATTGCAAAGCTATGAATCGAGTTCATTTTCTCATCTTAAGTCCCTACAACAAATAACTCTCAATATGACATTTTGTGAAAAGACTGCAATGTTCCAGAATATACTGCAGGATCTGGATAAAATTCAAGTTCAGAGTTTAAGATTAATAAAGTTTCTGCCCCCGTTTTGCAATGTATCCAGTGAACAGTTTGAGgggttaaaaaaaatgacacacCTGAGCAACTTGACATTTGTAGACACCTGGTTCAACAGTTCAGTATTGACAAACCTtctattatacatttttcagtCTCCTGTTGAGGTACTGGGATTTTACAACGTAACATACAATGAAGACACAAGTGATGGTGTTACATTCTATGGTATTCCAGGATATAATGGAACAGACAAACTCAGAGCTCTAATATTTGATGATGTCCTCCATTATCAGTACAGTTACCCTAATATTCACATCAATGTATCCTACTTTTCCCAAATGACTTATCTGAAATTTTCTGGCACTGGTATGAACATTTCTCCTTGCAACCTGATCTCTTCTTTACCATCACTGGAAGTCTTAGATTTGTCAAACAACCTCTTAACCGACAATGGATTTTGGTGGTCTGGATGTTCCTACACTAATGTCTTTCCAGCTTTAAGGAAGCTTtatttgagaaaaaataaattctcagACCTTGCTTTTATCTCTGAAAAGACCCATCAGATGAAAGCTCTAGAAGAACTTGATCTCAGTTTTAATTCCCTTAAACTTGATGGACAATGTTCCTGGCCTTTCCATCTGACTACCCTCATTTTAAGTAATAATGACTTAGGTGACACTGTTTTTAATTACCTTTCCCCTCACTTCAGAAGCCTCAGTCTTTCTAAGACAGGTATTACAACTTTACAACCTGAAGTATTGTCCAAGTTTCCCAACTTAACACATCTCTTCTTGAGCTCCAACACCATAAGTGTTCTCCAGCCACATCTTGGAGCTCCCAAGTTGGAGGTGCTGCATGTGGAtcaaaatgatattaatttggTCAGTGAACAATTAGCAAGAAGACTGCAaagattaaaacaatttaaagcaGGGAATAATCCATTTATCTGCAGCTGTGACTCATACTGGTTCATGACGTTTTTTAATAAATCTCTTCTCTCTGGCTGGCCATCTGACTATTATTGTAACTCCCCAGCCGAAATGATTGGAAAGTTATTAGAACAGTATCAACCAAGCAAGATAACATGTGAGGTGTGGCTCCAAGTTGTCATAGCAGTGCTTGTAGTCCTTATTGTCACTGGAGTCTTGAGCTTTACTTTCTATGTTTGTGATGGAGCCTGGTACCTAAAGATGTTGTGGGTATGGATGAAAGTGAAACGCAGAGGCTACAGGGAAGAAAAAAGACTGGTCAAGTCATCTTTCAAGTACCATGCCTTCATCTCCTACAGTCAGAATGATTACAGCTGGGTGGACAGCCAGCTAGTGCCCAATCTCGAAAACGCAGGCTTCAGACTTTGCATTCATGAGCGGGACTTTGTGCCAGGGGACTGGATTATAGATAATATCATTAACTGTGTAGAGGGTAGCTACAAGACACTGTTTGTGCTCTCTCAGAATTTTGTACAGAGTGAGTGGTGTAATTACGAGCTCTTCTTTGCCCAGCATCGAGCCCTAAGTATCCAACAGGACTCCCTGGTCTTCATTCTACTGGAGCCCATTCCTGCAGACTCCCTTCCAAGGAAGTTTCTGAAGCTCAGGGCTCTGCTCAGAAAGCAGACCTACCTGGAGTGGCCTAAAGAAGTGAGGAAACAGACGTTTTTCTGGGCCAGCCTGAAGGGAATGCTGCAAACAGCTGATGCACAGATGGTAATGAAACAGGTAGCAAGGGAAATAGCAGAATCATTTCCACTCTTGACAGACACAGATTAACTTTTTTAGCAGCTACATTTCTAAaccacattgttttatttttggggcTTCTTTATGTGATTGGTTTGGAATTTAGATGGTTGAATGAGATGAGAAATGAGAAATAAGAATATCACtctctttttatcttttttatgcTCATATAACAGTTGAAATATTCAGCTGATGGGTGGAAAATATGAAGGAAATTTCCATAGCATTGTTATGATTCCTATTTTAAATGACTGcctaattaaaatgtgttttatattcACAATTCCCTCAAGCCTTGTTTTGTAGGGCTTGTGTCTTGATTCTTCTGTAATGGGATTGCTTATAAAAATGGTGGAGAGGTATGGAAACAAGACAAACATTTTAAGTAGCTTTTTAATGTTAGTCAAAGAGCCTGCAAgttttaaaacagcagcaggGCATGATTCACAGATGGAttagaaataaattatatttttatcctgaatattaaaatagaaaatatattttacttattaatGTTGGTTGGAAAATACACCATAAATAAC is part of the Lepisosteus oculatus isolate fLepOcu1 chromosome 7, fLepOcu1.hap2, whole genome shotgun sequence genome and encodes:
- the LOC102684141 gene encoding toll-like receptor 1, with the protein product MGGFLLLVSVSSLLALVNQVLTVENIQSCRISRYNKVDLSNHNLTKIPSSLPNETEYLDLSYNRISMLSSEDLVLLPNLCILKLNHNSLKHISPKAFQKNSKLQILNISHNSLKIIPDLIVPHLRILDISNNLYKSYALRTSFSNFLQLFSLTLGSSYARSINITDFAPLHTIPLKQLTLGDGLGLQSYESSSFSHLKSLQQITLNMTFCEKTAMFQNILQDLDKIQVQSLRLIKFLPPFCNVSSEQFEGLKKMTHLSNLTFVDTWFNSSVLTNLLLYIFQSPVEVLGFYNVTYNEDTSDGVTFYGIPGYNGTDKLRALIFDDVLHYQYSYPNIHINVSYFSQMTYLKFSGTGMNISPCNLISSLPSLEVLDLSNNLLTDNGFWWSGCSYTNVFPALRKLYLRKNKFSDLAFISEKTHQMKALEELDLSFNSLKLDGQCSWPFHLTTLILSNNDLGDTVFNYLSPHFRSLSLSKTGITTLQPEVLSKFPNLTHLFLSSNTISVLQPHLGAPKLEVLHVDQNDINLVSEQLARRLQRLKQFKAGNNPFICSCDSYWFMTFFNKSLLSGWPSDYYCNSPAEMIGKLLEQYQPSKITCEVWLQVVIAVLVVLIVTGVLSFTFYVCDGAWYLKMLWVWMKVKRRGYREEKRLVKSSFKYHAFISYSQNDYSWVDSQLVPNLENAGFRLCIHERDFVPGDWIIDNIINCVEGSYKTLFVLSQNFVQSEWCNYELFFAQHRALSIQQDSLVFILLEPIPADSLPRKFLKLRALLRKQTYLEWPKEVRKQTFFWASLKGMLQTADAQMVMKQVAREIAESFPLLTDTD